In Microcoleus sp. FACHB-831, one genomic interval encodes:
- a CDS encoding PAS domain S-box protein has product MLDFLQNLFIASPFIPHGHCYLWKPGLVWLHITSDSLIALAYYSIPITLVYFVQKRDDFPFKWILLLFGAFIISCGTTHLIEIWTLWHPIYWLSGAMKAFTAGVSLYTAAIMVPLVPKALALPSPAQLETANHKLEAELIERKRIEEKLRSQEQMVKVVMENIPQLIFWKDKNSVYLGCNRSFAVAAGIGSPENIVGKTDYDLACKHEEAAFFRECDARVMETDIAEYHIIEPALLADGKQAWMDANKIPLHDPDGKVVGILATVEDITERKQAEEELRKSRERFELAVLGSRDGLWDWELETNEVYFSPRWKSMLGFEEGELQNNWDEWKKRIHPDDSDRVLADVQACLDGLTPYSEAEYRLLHKDGGYRWVLGRGAALFDANGRAIRMAGSHTDITGRKRTEEAMKTAKEELEFSYSLVSAVIEGTPDPIYVKDLQGRYLMMNSAAAAVFGRPEGKILGLDDTSLLPTDLARQVMETDQYIMTTGEPQTIEEVVPSLDATRTYLATKSVYRDQKGNAIGLIGVARDITQRKQVEDALQEQLHFLQVLIDTIPAPIFYKNHQGVYLGCNGAFETYLGLTKEQIVGKSAYDIAPKHLAEKYHKADMALFEERGIQNYESSVAYADGTQHDVVFYKASFLKTDKTIGGLVGIILDITARKQAELALKKAKEELEIRVEERTVELRQANEQLQSEIAERIDAVEALRTTNQTLQTLIQTSPLAIATLNSVGNVTMWNSAAEKLFGWSQQEVLGKPLPIIPLDQKSELRATLNAELQGKEHAGLELRRQRKDGSLVDVALWTAPLFDGSDVAIGSMGLFIDIRDRIGAEAALRESQQQLQALIDYSPAIIYVKDTQGRYTLINRRWTTLFHLQLEEVKGKTDFDLFPHEVAQAFRANDLKVIQSRTSLEIEEVVFQDDGLHTYISIKFPLYDAAGVPSGICGISTDISERKRAEEEKQKFVSLIENSNDFIGFSSLNGEPIFLNEAGRRLVGLDSLEETRSKKLSEFFPSEVLATFQDVVLPTVMQQGMWEGETQLQHFKTGELIDVYKTIFTIKHPQTDEPSYLATVTRDITERKRAEATLQESERRFRAIFNSTFQLMALLAPSGTVVEVNQTALDFIGWEKADVIERCFWEDPWWRNLEATTETETRNRVKAAIALAAAGEFVRYEVEVLGGEDKLLTIDFSLKPIFDENGQVVLLIAEARDISDRQQAEEALQQSEQRYRSLVVATSQLIWTTDGQGQVVDIPVWRAYTGQTPEEVKGYGWIDALHPDDREQSLAIWTKAVKNKTLYKNEYRIRRADGNYRYFSVRGIPLLASDGSICEWIGACTDIHDRKAVEEAIRQSEARYRSLVAATSQIVWLNNAEGMAVDMPEWGAYTGQTPQEIAGWGWLDAVHPEDRQHTAEIWNRCVETKSLYEVEYRIRGKDGNYRFFAVRGVPVLAQDGSICEWIGICIDIHERKQAEAALRETATELVRSEAELRHKTGILQLVLNSMGEGVIVADETGKFLLYNPAASQMFGLSGSDIAPERWSIEYGLFLADGVTPYPPADLPLARAIRGEGVDDAEMFTRPPSTREGVWLKINGRQLNDESGAFKGGVIVCRNVTGDKQAEKRLKQLTEELKEQVQRANLMNRLAQQIRNSLDFDTIVETSVQEIRHLLQSDRCTFSWCHNKTDLPYWEVIKDARHPDLPCVMGVRTPVTNFGSVGDSETLLRSADRTLYSQMMKLDDVSTLTNREGRKEMSSSGVASLLSLPVQTKSGQLGTICCIRMGEPRPWSDSEVELLGNVADQLAIAISQAELYAASREATNAAQLQAIELEQTLQQLQRTQAQLVQTEKMSSLGQLVAGVAHEINNPVNFIYGNINHANDYAVDLLDLVQLYQKYYPTPDPEIAEEMEAIDLDFIKQDLPKILSSMKMGAERIRNIVLSLRNFSRLDESEMKQVDIHEGIDSTLLILQNRLKAKPDHPAIEVIKEYGQLPQVYCYAGQLNQVFMNILTNSIDALDERNKKQTSSSASPGAVADLKNNPSTIRIRTEALDSRRLLVSIADNGPGMTEEVQRRLFDPFFTTKPVGAGTGLGMSISYQIVEKHGGQLTCISAPDRGAEFLIEIPISHQNSKFLLGK; this is encoded by the coding sequence ATGCTGGATTTTTTACAAAACTTGTTTATTGCATCACCATTTATTCCACACGGACATTGTTATTTATGGAAACCAGGGTTGGTGTGGTTACATATCACATCAGACTCTTTGATTGCCCTAGCATATTACTCCATTCCGATTACTCTCGTTTATTTTGTCCAAAAAAGAGATGATTTTCCGTTCAAATGGATACTTTTATTATTTGGAGCTTTCATCATCTCTTGTGGAACAACCCACCTTATCGAAATATGGACGCTGTGGCATCCAATTTACTGGCTGTCTGGTGCCATGAAAGCCTTTACCGCTGGAGTCTCGCTATATACAGCGGCAATAATGGTTCCTCTGGTTCCGAAGGCACTGGCGCTGCCAAGTCCAGCACAACTAGAAACAGCAAACCACAAACTAGAAGCAGAACTTATTGAGCGCAAGCGTATCGAAGAGAAGCTGCGTTCTCAAGAGCAAATGGTAAAGGTGGTGATGGAAAACATCCCGCAGTTGATCTTTTGGAAAGACAAAAATTCTGTATATCTGGGTTGCAATCGCAGCTTCGCAGTAGCGGCTGGCATTGGATCTCCAGAAAATATCGTTGGCAAGACAGACTATGACTTAGCTTGTAAGCATGAGGAGGCTGCCTTCTTTCGCGAGTGCGACGCCCGCGTGATGGAGACAGATATCGCTGAGTATCACATTATTGAACCTGCACTCCTAGCTGATGGCAAACAAGCCTGGATGGACGCGAACAAAATCCCCCTGCACGATCCAGATGGAAAGGTTGTAGGCATTCTTGCCACAGTTGAAGATATTACCGAACGCAAACAGGCAGAAGAGGAACTGCGTAAGAGCCGAGAAAGATTTGAGTTAGCGGTTCTTGGTTCCAGAGACGGATTGTGGGATTGGGAGCTTGAAACCAACGAAGTTTATTTCTCGCCGCGCTGGAAGAGTATGCTCGGCTTTGAGGAGGGCGAACTACAAAATAATTGGGATGAGTGGAAAAAACGGATACATCCGGATGATAGCGATCGCGTGCTAGCCGATGTCCAAGCTTGTTTGGATGGTCTGACTCCTTATTCCGAAGCCGAGTACCGCTTGCTGCACAAAGATGGCGGCTATCGGTGGGTATTGGGGCGCGGAGCGGCACTCTTTGATGCCAACGGTAGAGCGATTCGTATGGCTGGCTCCCACACCGACATCACAGGGCGCAAGCGGACTGAGGAAGCCATGAAAACAGCCAAAGAGGAGCTGGAATTTAGCTATAGTCTGGTGAGCGCCGTAATTGAAGGAACGCCAGATCCCATCTACGTGAAGGATCTTCAGGGTCGCTATTTAATGATGAACTCTGCTGCTGCTGCTGTCTTTGGCAGACCAGAGGGGAAAATATTAGGGCTTGATGACACCAGCTTGCTGCCGACAGACTTAGCGCGTCAAGTTATGGAAACAGACCAATACATTATGACAACAGGCGAACCTCAGACAATAGAGGAAGTTGTGCCTAGTCTTGATGCGACGCGGACTTATCTTGCTACGAAAAGCGTCTATCGCGACCAGAAAGGAAATGCGATCGGTCTGATTGGCGTTGCGCGAGATATCACCCAGCGCAAACAAGTTGAGGATGCGCTACAAGAACAGTTACATTTTTTGCAAGTTTTAATAGATACGATTCCGGCTCCTATTTTTTATAAGAACCATCAAGGTGTGTATCTTGGCTGCAATGGTGCTTTTGAGACATATCTTGGTTTGACTAAAGAGCAGATTGTAGGAAAATCTGCTTACGATATTGCACCCAAGCATTTAGCTGAGAAATACCATAAAGCGGACATGGCACTGTTTGAAGAGCGGGGAATTCAGAATTATGAAAGTTCTGTTGCCTACGCCGATGGTACTCAACACGATGTCGTATTTTACAAGGCAAGTTTTTTAAAAACTGATAAAACTATCGGCGGTTTGGTGGGAATTATTTTAGATATTACCGCTCGCAAACAAGCGGAATTAGCACTAAAGAAAGCTAAGGAAGAGTTAGAAATTCGAGTTGAAGAACGTACAGTCGAATTAAGGCAAGCCAACGAGCAATTGCAAAGCGAGATTGCAGAGCGTATCGATGCTGTTGAGGCGTTGCGAACAACTAACCAGACTTTGCAAACGCTGATACAAACTTCACCTTTAGCGATCGCTACTCTCAATAGCGTTGGAAACGTGACGATGTGGAACTCAGCCGCTGAAAAGCTTTTTGGCTGGAGCCAACAAGAAGTTCTGGGCAAACCTCTGCCCATTATTCCTCTAGACCAAAAATCAGAGTTACGTGCCACGCTTAATGCTGAGTTGCAAGGTAAGGAACACGCTGGCTTAGAATTACGCCGCCAGAGGAAAGATGGTTCGTTGGTTGATGTCGCCCTCTGGACGGCACCGCTATTTGATGGTAGCGATGTGGCGATTGGCAGCATGGGCTTATTTATTGACATCCGCGACAGAATTGGAGCCGAAGCCGCGTTGCGGGAAAGTCAACAGCAGTTACAGGCGCTCATTGATTACTCTCCGGCGATCATCTACGTCAAGGATACTCAGGGGCGATACACTCTGATCAACCGTCGGTGGACAACCCTATTTCATCTTCAGCTAGAGGAAGTTAAAGGTAAGACTGACTTCGATCTGTTTCCCCATGAAGTCGCGCAAGCATTTCGGGCGAACGATCTTAAAGTAATTCAAAGTCGAACTTCTTTAGAGATTGAGGAAGTTGTCTTTCAAGACGATGGTTTGCACACATACATCTCGATAAAGTTTCCTCTGTACGATGCTGCTGGTGTTCCTTCTGGAATTTGCGGTATTTCCACCGACATCAGCGAGCGCAAGCGGGCAGAGGAGGAAAAGCAGAAGTTTGTTTCCCTAATTGAAAATAGTAATGATTTTATCGGCTTCAGTAGCTTAAACGGGGAACCGATATTTCTCAACGAAGCTGGACGCAGGCTGGTGGGACTAGACAGCTTGGAAGAAACGCGCTCGAAAAAATTAAGTGAATTTTTTCCGAGTGAGGTTCTTGCAACTTTTCAAGATGTCGTATTGCCCACAGTAATGCAGCAAGGAATGTGGGAAGGCGAAACGCAGTTGCAGCACTTCAAGACTGGGGAGCTAATTGACGTATACAAAACTATATTCACCATCAAGCACCCCCAAACCGACGAACCAAGTTATCTGGCAACGGTTACTAGAGACATTACCGAACGCAAACGGGCTGAAGCGACGCTGCAAGAGAGCGAAAGACGATTCCGGGCTATCTTCAACAGCACGTTCCAGTTGATGGCACTGCTTGCACCAAGCGGCACGGTAGTGGAGGTTAACCAGACAGCTTTAGACTTCATTGGATGGGAAAAAGCAGATGTAATTGAGCGTTGCTTTTGGGAAGATCCTTGGTGGCGGAACCTTGAAGCTACTACGGAGACTGAGACACGAAACCGAGTGAAAGCAGCGATCGCCCTTGCCGCAGCGGGTGAGTTTGTCCGTTACGAAGTGGAAGTGTTAGGGGGAGAAGATAAGTTATTAACTATTGATTTTTCTCTCAAGCCCATTTTTGACGAAAACGGACAAGTTGTGTTGCTGATTGCCGAAGCACGGGATATCAGCGATCGCCAGCAAGCCGAGGAAGCATTGCAGCAGAGCGAACAGCGATATCGTTCTCTGGTAGTCGCTACCTCGCAGCTAATCTGGACAACCGATGGCCAAGGACAGGTTGTAGATATACCAGTTTGGAGGGCTTATACAGGTCAGACCCCCGAAGAAGTCAAGGGATATGGCTGGATAGATGCACTGCACCCAGATGACCGGGAGCAATCGCTAGCAATTTGGACAAAAGCTGTTAAAAACAAAACCCTTTACAAGAATGAGTATCGCATTCGACGTGCTGATGGAAACTATCGCTACTTTTCGGTACGCGGTATCCCCCTATTGGCTTCAGATGGCAGCATTTGCGAGTGGATTGGAGCTTGCACCGACATCCACGATCGCAAAGCCGTAGAAGAAGCTATACGTCAAAGTGAGGCAAGGTATCGTTCTCTAGTCGCCGCTACATCACAAATTGTCTGGCTCAACAATGCTGAAGGAATGGCTGTTGATATGCCGGAGTGGGGGGCTTATACAGGTCAGACCCCACAAGAGATTGCTGGCTGGGGCTGGTTGGATGCCGTTCACCCAGAAGATCGCCAACACACTGCTGAAATTTGGAACCGCTGTGTAGAAACAAAAAGCCTCTATGAAGTTGAGTATCGCATACGCGGCAAGGATGGCAACTATCGCTTCTTCGCGGTGCGCGGCGTTCCTGTACTAGCGCAAGACGGTTCAATCTGCGAGTGGATTGGCATCTGCATTGACATTCACGAGCGGAAACAAGCGGAAGCAGCACTGCGGGAGACAGCAACAGAGTTGGTGCGTTCCGAGGCGGAGCTAAGACACAAAACGGGTATTTTGCAATTGGTACTCAACAGCATGGGTGAAGGCGTCATAGTTGCCGATGAAACTGGAAAGTTTTTACTTTACAACCCTGCTGCTAGTCAAATGTTTGGTCTGAGTGGGTCAGATATCGCCCCCGAGCGATGGTCTATAGAGTATGGGCTGTTTTTAGCTGATGGGGTGACGCCTTACCCCCCGGCAGACTTACCTTTGGCACGGGCGATCCGAGGAGAAGGTGTTGACGATGCGGAAATGTTTACCCGCCCACCTAGCACGCGAGAAGGTGTGTGGTTAAAAATTAATGGCAGACAGCTGAACGACGAAAGCGGAGCCTTTAAAGGTGGCGTGATTGTTTGTCGCAACGTCACTGGTGACAAGCAAGCTGAAAAACGCCTAAAACAGCTAACTGAGGAATTAAAAGAACAAGTCCAGCGGGCAAACTTAATGAACCGCCTTGCTCAGCAAATTCGCAATTCGCTTGACTTCGATACTATTGTGGAAACGTCTGTGCAGGAGATTAGGCATTTATTGCAGAGCGATCGCTGCACGTTTAGTTGGTGTCACAATAAGACGGATTTACCATACTGGGAGGTTATAAAAGATGCTAGGCATCCCGACCTACCTTGCGTTATGGGTGTTCGCACTCCAGTTACTAACTTTGGTTCTGTTGGCGATAGCGAAACGCTGCTGCGAAGCGCAGATCGCACCCTGTACTCGCAAATGATGAAATTAGATGATGTTAGTACTTTAACCAATCGGGAAGGGCGCAAGGAAATGTCTTCTTCTGGAGTGGCTTCTTTACTGTCGCTTCCTGTACAAACTAAGTCTGGACAATTGGGTACTATTTGCTGTATCCGCATGGGCGAACCGCGACCTTGGAGTGATAGTGAAGTAGAACTGCTTGGAAACGTTGCAGACCAACTGGCGATCGCAATATCTCAAGCTGAACTCTATGCAGCTAGCCGCGAGGCTACTAACGCCGCCCAATTGCAAGCTATTGAACTAGAGCAAACTCTACAACAACTGCAACGCACTCAAGCACAATTGGTTCAAACTGAAAAAATGTCTTCTCTGGGTCAGCTAGTTGCTGGTGTTGCCCACGAAATTAACAATCCTGTTAACTTTATCTACGGCAATATCAACCATGCCAATGATTATGCTGTAGACTTGCTCGACTTAGTTCAACTCTACCAGAAATACTATCCCACTCCCGATCCAGAAATTGCAGAGGAGATGGAGGCGATCGACTTAGATTTTATTAAACAAGATTTACCTAAAATCTTATCTTCGATGAAAATGGGAGCCGAGCGCATCCGCAATATTGTCTTATCCTTGCGAAACTTCTCACGCTTGGATGAATCAGAGATGAAGCAGGTGGACATTCATGAGGGTATTGATAGCACTCTGTTGATTCTGCAAAATAGACTGAAAGCAAAACCCGATCATCCAGCTATTGAGGTTATTAAAGAATACGGTCAACTTCCTCAAGTATATTGTTATGCTGGACAGCTTAATCAGGTGTTTATGAATATCCTGACTAATTCAATTGATGCTCTAGATGAGCGCAATAAGAAGCAAACTTCTTCCTCAGCATCTCCGGGAGCCGTTGCCGATCTCAAAAACAATCCCAGCACCATTCGGATTCGCACAGAAGCTTTAGATAGTCGTCGCCTGCTCGTTAGTATTGCAGATAATGGGCCTGGTATGACCGAGGAAGTACAGCGTCGGTTATTCGATCCGTTTTTTACAACAAAACCAGTTGGTGCAGGTACAGGTTTAGGAATGTCTATTAGTTATCAGATTGTAGAGAAGCATGGCGGTCAATTAACCTGTATTTCAGCACCAGATCGGGGCGCTGAGTTTTTGATTGAAATTCCTATTTCACACCAAAATAGTAAATTTTTACTCGGTAAATAA
- a CDS encoding succinate dehydrogenase/fumarate reductase flavoprotein subunit, which yields MLEHDVIIVGGGLAGCRAALEIIRTDPSLNVALIAKTHPIRSHSVAAQGGMAATLKNVDPEDTWEAHAFDTVKGSDYLADQDAVAILTKEAPDVIIDLEHMGVLFSRLPDGRIAQRAFGGHSHKRTCYAADKTGHAILHELVNNLRRNGVRIYDEWYVMQLILEDAQAKGVVMFHIIDGHLEIVRAKAVMVATGGYGRAFNTTSNDYASTGDGLAMSALAGVPLEDMEFVQFHPTGLYPVGVLISEAVRGEGAYLINSDGDRFMATYAPSRMELAPRDITSRAITKEIRAGRGIHLDGSAGGPFVYLDLRHMGREKIMLRVPFAWEEAHRLVGVDAVHQPMPVRPTIHYSMGGIPVNTDGRVRSGPDGLTEAFFAAGEAACVSVHGANRLGSNSLLECVVYGRRTGGAIAQYVQNRKLPDVNEQQYLKAAQQQIQALFDQAGEYRIDQVRQAFQDCMTEYCGVFRTDEMMREGLNQLQELQQRYQHIYLDDKGKLWNTELIEALELRSLMIVGQLILASALNRQESRGAHCREDYTERDDDNFLKHTMAYYSPAGIDISFMPVNLTMFEPKERKY from the coding sequence ATGCTAGAACACGACGTAATCATCGTTGGCGGTGGATTGGCTGGGTGTCGCGCCGCACTGGAAATTATCCGCACCGACCCCAGTCTGAATGTAGCCCTAATTGCCAAAACTCACCCGATTCGTTCCCACTCGGTAGCTGCCCAAGGGGGAATGGCAGCAACGCTGAAAAATGTAGATCCCGAAGATACCTGGGAAGCCCATGCCTTTGATACCGTCAAAGGTTCCGACTACCTCGCGGATCAGGATGCCGTAGCAATCCTCACCAAAGAAGCACCAGATGTAATTATCGATCTAGAACACATGGGGGTTCTTTTCTCCCGATTGCCTGACGGTCGAATTGCCCAGCGTGCCTTTGGGGGACATTCGCACAAACGCACTTGCTACGCAGCAGATAAAACTGGTCACGCAATCTTACACGAACTGGTTAACAATCTTAGGCGCAACGGCGTCCGCATTTACGATGAGTGGTACGTGATGCAGCTGATTTTGGAAGATGCCCAAGCCAAAGGCGTAGTGATGTTCCACATAATAGATGGACACCTTGAAATAGTCCGGGCTAAGGCAGTAATGGTTGCCACTGGCGGCTATGGAAGGGCGTTCAACACGACATCTAATGACTATGCTTCGACGGGGGATGGTCTAGCAATGTCGGCACTTGCTGGCGTGCCTTTAGAAGATATGGAATTTGTGCAGTTTCACCCGACGGGTTTGTATCCAGTGGGGGTGCTGATTTCTGAGGCGGTGCGGGGTGAGGGTGCATATTTAATAAATAGTGACGGCGATCGCTTTATGGCGACTTATGCCCCCAGCCGCATGGAATTAGCTCCCCGTGATATTACTTCAAGAGCCATTACTAAGGAAATTCGCGCCGGACGCGGCATACATCTAGATGGTAGTGCAGGTGGCCCCTTTGTTTACCTCGATTTGCGTCACATGGGGCGAGAAAAAATTATGCTCCGGGTTCCGTTTGCTTGGGAAGAAGCGCATCGGTTAGTGGGCGTTGATGCAGTACATCAACCAATGCCAGTGCGTCCAACAATTCACTATTCGATGGGGGGAATTCCGGTTAATACTGATGGTAGGGTGCGTAGTGGCCCGGATGGATTGACTGAGGCTTTCTTTGCAGCTGGGGAAGCGGCTTGCGTTTCCGTTCACGGCGCAAATCGGCTAGGGAGTAATTCCTTGTTGGAGTGCGTGGTTTATGGGAGACGAACAGGAGGAGCGATCGCCCAGTATGTGCAAAACCGCAAGCTTCCTGATGTTAACGAACAGCAGTATTTAAAAGCAGCCCAACAACAAATTCAAGCGCTATTCGACCAAGCTGGAGAATACCGTATAGACCAAGTGCGGCAAGCATTTCAAGACTGCATGACTGAGTATTGTGGCGTATTTCGTACTGATGAAATGATGCGCGAGGGTTTGAATCAACTGCAAGAGTTGCAACAGCGTTATCAGCATATTTATTTGGATGATAAGGGCAAACTCTGGAATACCGAACTTATCGAAGCGCTGGAACTACGCAGCCTGATGATTGTAGGGCAGTTGATTCTCGCATCCGCGCTGAATCGGCAAGAAAGCCGGGGCGCTCATTGTCGCGAGGATTATACGGAACGAGATGATGATAATTTCCTCAAACACACGATGGCTTATTATTCACCAGCGGGTATTGATATTAGCTTCATGCCCGTGAATCTTACCATGTTTGAGCCAAAAGAAAGGAAGTACTAA